One window of the Trifolium pratense cultivar HEN17-A07 linkage group LG2, ARS_RC_1.1, whole genome shotgun sequence genome contains the following:
- the LOC123904657 gene encoding uncharacterized protein LOC123904657: protein MGFKTSINEFVFSILILLIIPTLIAAECTCDEDRNKAKALVYIPLLGKMITAALNPEIIKAFAAGVILSTTFIHVPFTEALARLTTQDEFDYNCPGLADQNPDELEESGVPWLYASISESDIEEWPKLTEYFRRYRELENED, encoded by the exons aTGGGGTTCAAAACAAGTATCaatgaatttgttttttctattttgatcCTCTTAATAATCCCAACACTAATAGCTGCAGAATGcacatgtgatgaagatagaaACAAAGCCAAAGCCCTAGTTTACATCCCACTTCTTGGAAAAATGATAACTGCTGCATTAAACCCTGAAATCATCAAAGCCTTTGCGGCCGGAGTCATATTATCTACCACTTTCATTCATGTTCCGTTTACG GAAGCTCTTGCACGGCTCACAACTCAAGACGAGTTTGATTACAATTGTCCCGGTTTGGCTGATCAAAACCCGGATGAATTGGAGGAAAGCGGTGTGCCATGGTTGTATGCTTCTATTTCTGAATCAGACATTGAAGAGTGGCCTAAACTTACTGAATACTTCAGACGATATCGAGAGCTGGAAAATGAGGATTGA
- the LOC123907399 gene encoding plasma membrane ATPase 4: MAGKDSISLEEIKNETVDLERIPVEEVFEQLKCTKEGLSSEEGAHRLEIFGPNKLEEKKESKLLKFLGFMWNPLSWVMEAAALMAIGLANGDGKPPDWQDFVGIVCLLVINSTISFIEENNAGNAAAALMAGLAPKTKVLRDGKWSEQEAAILVPGDIISIKLGDIVPADARLLEGDPLKIDQSALTGESLPVTKHPGQEVYSGSTCKQGEIEAVVIATGVHTFFGKAAHLVDNTNQVGHFQKVLTAIGNFCICSIAVGMLAEIIVMYPIQHRKYRDGIDNLLVLLIGGIPIAMPTVLSVTMAIGSHRLSQQGAITKRMTAIEEMAGMDVLCSDKTGTLTLNKLSVDKNLIEVFEKGVDKEHVMLLAARASRIENQDAIDAAIVGTLADPKEARAGVREVHFLPFNPVDKRTALTYIDGNGNWHRASKGAPEQIMELCKLREDTKRNIHAIIDKFAERGLRSLAVSRQEVPEKTKESPGAPWQFVGLLSLFDPPRHDSAETIRRALHLGVNVKMITGDQLAIAKETGRRLGMGTNMYPSSTLLGQDKDANIAAIPVEELIEKADGFAGVFPEHKYEIVKKLQERKHICGMTGDGVNDAPALKRADIGIAVADATDAARGASDIVLTEPGLSVIISAVLTSRAIFQRMKNYTIYAVSITIRIVFGFMFIALIWKFDFSPFMVLIIAILNDGTIMTISKDRVVPSPLPDSWKLKEIFATGIVLGGYLALMTVIFFWAMKENKFFPDKFGVRHLNHDEMMSALYLQVSIVSQALIFVTRSRGWSFLERPGALLVIAFLIAQLIATLIAVYANWGFAKVQGIGWGWAGVIWLYSVVFYIPLDVMKFAIRYILSGKAWMNMLENKTAFTTKKDYGKEEREAQWALAQRTLHGLQPPEASGIFNEKSSYRELSEIAEQAKRRAEVARLRELHTLKGHVESVVKLKGLDIDTIQQHYTV; this comes from the exons ATGGCTGGAAAAGATTCCATTTCTCTTGAGGAAATCAAGAATGAAACGGTTGATCTG GAACGTATCCCTGTCGAGGAAGTTTTCGAGCAACTGAAATGTACCAAAGAAGGTTTGTCCTCGGAGGAAGGAGCCCATCGGCTCGAAATATTTGGACCAAACAAGCTAGAGGAGAAAAAG GAGAGCAAACTTCTCAAGTTTCTTGGGTTCATGTGGAATCCTCTGTCATGGGTTATGGAGGCTGCCGCTTTGATGGCAATTGGTCTTGCAAATGGTGACGGGAAGCCCCCGGATTGGCAGGATTTTGTCGGTATTGTTTGCTTGTTGGTGATCAACTCTACCATCAGTTTTATAGAGGAAAACAATGCGGGTAATGCCGCTGCGGCTCTTATGGCTGGTCTTGCTCCCAAGACAAAG GTTCTTAGGGATGGTAAATGGAGTGAGCAAGAAGCTGCAATTCTAGTCCCTGGAGATATCATTAGCATCAAGCTAGGTGATATTGTTCCAGCTGATGCTCGTCTTCTCGAAGGTGATCCTTTAAAGATTGATCAGTCTGCTTTGACTGGAGAATCACTTCCTGTGACTAAACATCCTGGGCAAGAAGTTTACTCTGGCTCAACTTGTAAACAAGGTGAAATTGAAGCTGTTGTCATTGCAACTGGTGTCCACACTTTTTTCGGGAAAGCAGCTCATCTTGTGGACAACACCAACCAAGTTGGACATTTCCAGAAGGTGCTTACAGCAATTGGAAACTTCTGTATCTGTTCCATTGCAGTTGGTATGTTGGCTGAGATCATAGTCATGTACCCTATTCAACACCGAAAGTACAGAGACGGAATTGACAACCTTTTGGTCCTTTTGATCGGAGGAATTCCCATCGCCATGCCCACGGTGTTGTCCGTAACAATGGCCATTGGTTCACACAGGCTTTCTCAACAAGGAGCTATTACCAAACGTATGACTGCTATTGAAGAAATGGCTGGTATGGATGTACTTTGCAGTGACAAGACGGGTACACTCACACTTAACAAGTTGAGTGTTGACAAGAACTTGATTGAGGTCTTTGAAAAGGGTGTGGACAAGGAACATGTTATGCTTCTTGCTGCAAGGGCTTCCAGGATTGAAAACCAGGATGCAATAGATGCCGCCATTGTTGGAACTCTAGCTGACCCAAAAGAG GCAAGGGCTGGGGTAAGAGAAGTCCACTTTTTACCCTTCAACCCCGTTGATAAGAGAACTGCCTTGACTTACATTGATGGCAATGGGAATTGGCACCGGGCAAGCAAAGGTGCTCCAGAGCAG ATCATGGAGCTGTGTAAACTTAGGGAAGATACAAAGAGGAACATCCATGCTATTATTGACAAGTTTGCAGAGAGAGGTCTTCGTTCTCTTGCTGTTTCTAGACAG GAAGTTCCTGAGAAAACTAAAGAAAGCCCCGGTGCTCCTTGGCAGTTTGTTGGTTTGCTGTCACTTTTTGACCCACCTAGGCATGACAGTGCTGAAACTATTCGCAGAGCACTTCATCTTGGTGTCAATGTTAAAATGATTACTG gtGATCAACTTGCCATAGCAAAGGAGACTGGCCGAAGACTTGGGATGGGAACTAACATGTATCCATCTTCTACCTTGCTTGGTCAAGACAAAGATGCAAATATTGCCGCAATTCCAGTTGAAGAGCTGATCGAGAAGGCAGATGGATTTGCTGGAGTATTTCCAG AGCACAAATATGAAATTGTAAAGAAGTTGCAAGAAAGGAAGCACATTTGTGGAATGACCGGTGATGGTGTCAACGATGCTCCAGCTTTGAAAAGGGCTGACATTGGTATTGCTGTTGCTGATGCTACGGATGCTGCAAGGGGTGCTTCTGATATTGTCTTGACAGAACCTGGATTGAGTGTTATCATCAGTGCAGTCTTAACCAGTAGAGCTATTTTCCAAAGAATGAAAAACTACACG ATCTATGCAGTATCTATCACTATTCGTATAGTG TTTGGCTTCATGTTCATTGCATTGATCTGGAAGTTTGACTTCTCTCCTTTCATGGTCTTGATTATTGCCATTCTTAATGATG GAACAATCATGACAATTTCCAAAGATAGGGTGGTGCCATCTCCATTGCCTGATAGCTGGAAACTAAAGGAGATATTTGCTACTGGGATTGTTCTTGGAGGGTATTTAGCCCTGATGACTGTAATCTTCTTCTGGGCaatgaaagaaaacaaattctTCCCT GACAAATTTGGAGTTAGACACTTGAATCATGATGAAATGATGTCTGCTTTGTATCTACAAGTCAGTATTGTTAGCCAGGCTCTGATCTTTGTGACTCGTTCCCGTGGTTGGTCGTTTCTTGAACGCCCCGGAGCTCTATTAGTTATTGCTTTCCTCATTGCTCAACTG ATTGCTACATTAATAGCAGTATATGCTAACTGGGGATTCGCAAAGGTACAAGGAATTGGTTGGGGTTGGGCAGGAGTAATTTGGCTCTACAGTGTTGTCTTCTATATTCCCCTTGATGTGATGAAGTTTGCCATCCGCTACATATTGAGTGGCAAGGCTTGGATGAATATGCTAGAAAACAAG ACTGCGTTCACCACCAAGAAAGACTATGGAAAAGAAGAGAGGGAAGCTCAGTGGGCACTTGCTCAGAGGACTCTACATGGACTTCAACCACCAGAAGCTTCTGGCATTTTCAATGAGAAGAGCAGTTACAGAGAACTGTCCGAGATTGCTGAGCAGGCAAAGAGAAGAGCCGAAGTTGCAAG GCTTCGTGAGCTTCACACACTCAAAGGACATGTTGAATCTGTGGTGAAGCTGAAAGGTTTGGACATTGATACTATCCAGCAGCACTACACCGTGTAA